In Pedobacter sp. W3I1, one DNA window encodes the following:
- a CDS encoding RagB/SusD family nutrient uptake outer membrane protein produces the protein MKKILFGILFALTGALIFTSCQKLEVPVTSELTPETYPQTAAQLTSASGAVYINLRSDYATTYFFLQSSSTDESVLPIFASDWIDGNKYLELHRHTWTKDNAWVAAGWSYLTNIIGTANQTISIIRQSAPEGAAKNTNLAELKTMRALSYFMMMDLYGNVPLDTLYGATALKTNSKRVEVFNYVESELKAAIPYLKSTSGIVTYGLPTKYLAYSILAKMYLNAAVYTGTPRYDDCIAACDQMISSGLYSIEPMSSYLQMFYPTNGPLQKEFIFAIPFDASTSNGNMFMARYDLNRNLGIRYQYSGSTPGTFTNPVMNQSSGGGLANNKPSGPRMTTTEFYANFNDANDIRNKQWLTGPQYWQDGSPIMVSTTNSGYDQFYNGGTPTATYTYALNLTPLSSSRLGANAYDLGKDEIAWNTGYRNIKFLPDYTNPISRNQNNDMPLFRYSDIILMKAEAIFRGGTPTLGATALGLVNSVRSNRTTSAALGALTLDVLYNERSKEFAWECWHRNDMIRFGKFENTYGLSKTNTDTYRRIFPIPSTAIATNNTLVQNPGYN, from the coding sequence ATGAAAAAGATATTATTTGGAATATTATTTGCGCTGACCGGAGCATTAATATTCACCTCCTGCCAAAAACTCGAGGTACCCGTTACATCAGAACTTACACCAGAAACCTATCCTCAAACAGCAGCACAATTAACATCTGCATCTGGGGCGGTATATATTAATTTAAGAAGTGATTATGCTACCACTTATTTCTTTTTACAAAGCAGCTCAACAGACGAATCGGTACTGCCAATTTTTGCTTCTGACTGGATTGACGGGAATAAGTACCTTGAATTACATCGCCACACCTGGACAAAAGACAATGCATGGGTTGCAGCAGGTTGGAGTTACCTCACTAACATTATAGGTACAGCCAATCAAACCATTTCAATTATCAGGCAATCAGCCCCGGAGGGTGCTGCAAAAAACACCAACCTTGCAGAATTAAAAACCATGCGGGCCCTTTCCTACTTTATGATGATGGATTTATATGGCAACGTTCCGTTAGATACGCTCTATGGCGCTACAGCATTAAAAACAAATTCGAAACGTGTAGAGGTATTCAACTATGTAGAAAGCGAGCTTAAGGCTGCTATCCCCTATTTAAAATCGACTTCCGGTATTGTAACTTATGGTTTACCAACCAAATACCTGGCTTATTCTATATTAGCGAAAATGTACTTAAATGCCGCCGTATATACTGGAACTCCACGTTATGATGATTGTATAGCCGCCTGCGACCAGATGATTAGTTCAGGTTTATATAGTATAGAACCCATGTCGAGCTATCTTCAGATGTTTTACCCAACAAATGGCCCTTTGCAAAAAGAATTTATCTTTGCCATACCCTTCGACGCCTCTACATCAAATGGAAATATGTTTATGGCCCGTTACGACCTGAACCGTAATCTCGGTATACGTTATCAGTACTCTGGCTCTACGCCTGGTACGTTTACCAACCCGGTTATGAACCAAAGCAGTGGCGGAGGCTTGGCAAACAATAAACCGAGCGGACCAAGAATGACCACTACTGAGTTTTATGCAAATTTTAACGATGCAAACGATATCAGAAATAAACAATGGCTTACCGGTCCGCAGTACTGGCAAGATGGAAGTCCTATTATGGTAAGCACCACTAATTCGGGTTACGATCAGTTTTATAATGGTGGTACGCCGACGGCAACCTATACTTATGCACTAAATTTAACCCCGTTAAGCAGTTCGCGTTTAGGTGCAAATGCTTACGATTTGGGCAAGGATGAAATTGCCTGGAATACCGGCTACCGTAACATTAAATTTTTACCAGATTACACCAATCCGATTAGCCGGAACCAAAACAACGATATGCCACTATTCCGCTATTCGGATATTATTTTAATGAAGGCAGAGGCCATATTCAGAGGTGGGACTCCAACGCTTGGTGCAACTGCATTAGGCTTGGTAAATAGTGTAAGAAGCAACCGGACAACTTCTGCAGCATTGGGAGCCTTAACTTTGGATGTCCTTTACAATGAGCGTTCAAAAGAATTTGCATGGGAATGCTGGCACCGTAATGATATGATCAGATTTGGAAAATTTGAGAACACTTACGGTTTATCTAAAACCAATACCGACACTTATCGTCGTATATTCCCAATTCCAAGTACAGCAATTGCAACAAACAATACATTGGTTCAAAACCCCGGTTATAATTAA
- a CDS encoding tartrate-resistant acid phosphatase type 5 family protein: protein MRKHLLLLIFLFTYCSLQAQVLLKTPSEATPPTKTLTKEASALNFIAMGDWGRNGADHQKQVSQQMGITAADVKAQFIISTGDNFYPSGVISEHDPLFKYSFEDIYTAFSLQWDWYPVLGNHDYKSNPDAQVAYSKISRRWKMPSRYYAKKFPINGDANNQVLIAFIDTNPLIPEFYKNAEYGPNVKGQDTTQQKRWLVKVLSDEDPSIRWKIVVGHHPMYTGGSRTDGYDTKAIRSSLKPVFDRYGVDVYLTGHEHSLQYIKPAGKTHHFISGAASEKTPVKLIDDAQMVASVYGFMLFSISKDLIRVQTIDDDGQIIYTTLIKK, encoded by the coding sequence ATGAGGAAACACTTACTTTTACTGATTTTCTTATTTACCTATTGTTCATTACAAGCTCAGGTTTTGTTAAAAACACCATCTGAAGCCACTCCCCCAACCAAAACCTTAACCAAAGAGGCCTCAGCCCTTAATTTTATTGCTATGGGCGATTGGGGGCGTAACGGTGCCGACCATCAAAAACAGGTTTCGCAGCAAATGGGAATAACCGCAGCTGATGTGAAAGCACAATTTATCATTTCTACCGGCGATAACTTCTACCCTAGTGGTGTAATCAGCGAGCACGATCCGCTTTTTAAATATTCTTTTGAAGATATTTATACGGCATTTTCTTTACAATGGGACTGGTATCCGGTACTGGGCAACCACGATTACAAATCTAACCCGGATGCGCAGGTTGCCTACTCTAAAATCAGCAGAAGATGGAAAATGCCTTCCCGTTATTATGCAAAGAAATTTCCTATCAATGGAGATGCCAATAATCAGGTATTGATTGCTTTTATTGATACCAACCCATTAATTCCGGAGTTTTATAAAAACGCAGAGTATGGCCCCAATGTAAAAGGCCAGGACACTACTCAACAGAAACGCTGGCTTGTCAAAGTGTTAAGCGATGAAGATCCAAGTATCAGATGGAAAATCGTTGTAGGCCATCATCCCATGTATACTGGGGGGAGTAGAACAGATGGATATGACACGAAAGCGATCCGCAGTTCACTTAAACCGGTTTTTGATCGTTATGGTGTTGATGTATACCTTACGGGGCACGAACACAGCTTACAATACATTAAACCGGCAGGTAAAACACATCATTTCATTTCTGGAGCCGCTTCAGAAAAAACGCCTGTAAAACTGATCGACGATGCACAGATGGTGGCCTCCGTTTATGGTTTCATGCTCTTTTCAATCAGCAAAGATCTGATCAGGGTACAAACCATTGATGACGACGGACAAATTATTTATACAACGTTGATTAAAAAGTAA
- a CDS encoding acyltransferase family protein, which yields MTVSQSTQKDMLLPKKKRLLSLDALRGFDMFWIISGEGIFHGLANGVMAEHALIRNPGDWTIATNGSLSFLERLLVGISNQLHHSPWNGFTFYDLIFPLFIFISGVSMPFSYEKHLNSGDDKKKSAKSIYYALIRRTLILIILGMVVNGILKWQGYESTRFASVLGRIALSTFFAALIYLNFSLKNQLIWFVGILAGYYILMIVVPVPGFGNGILTPEGNLAAYVDRLLLPGKLHRTVYDPEGLLSTIPAIATALLGVFTGSFLNSKSGRFTATKKAFSLLIAGILLISIGLIWNMFFPINKNMWTSSFVLVTGGFSVILLLLFYYIIDVKGLVKWSMPFIWIGTNSILIYVCAHGLFNFESTSTFLFGGLIANIPLAWQQAALWLGVLLIQLGILKFLYDRKWFLKV from the coding sequence ATGACCGTTAGCCAATCTACGCAAAAGGATATGCTTTTACCGAAAAAGAAAAGGTTGCTTTCTTTAGATGCACTGCGTGGCTTTGATATGTTCTGGATCATTAGCGGGGAAGGCATTTTTCATGGCCTGGCCAATGGTGTAATGGCAGAACATGCCCTCATTAGAAACCCCGGCGATTGGACCATTGCTACCAATGGTAGTTTATCGTTTCTCGAAAGATTACTGGTTGGCATCAGCAATCAGCTACACCACTCACCATGGAACGGTTTTACTTTTTATGACCTTATTTTTCCGCTCTTTATCTTTATATCCGGTGTTTCTATGCCTTTTTCCTACGAAAAACATTTAAACTCGGGCGACGATAAAAAAAAATCGGCAAAAAGTATTTACTATGCCCTGATTAGAAGAACATTGATTCTAATAATACTTGGAATGGTGGTTAACGGAATATTAAAATGGCAAGGCTACGAAAGCACACGGTTTGCCAGCGTATTGGGCCGCATAGCCTTATCAACTTTTTTCGCTGCTTTAATCTATCTTAATTTTTCATTAAAAAATCAATTAATCTGGTTTGTAGGCATCTTGGCAGGTTACTATATTTTAATGATAGTGGTGCCTGTACCTGGTTTTGGAAATGGCATTTTAACACCAGAAGGCAATTTGGCTGCTTATGTAGATCGCCTCTTGCTGCCAGGAAAATTACACCGAACAGTCTACGATCCTGAAGGATTGTTAAGTACCATTCCGGCTATCGCAACCGCACTTTTAGGCGTATTTACAGGGTCATTTCTGAATTCTAAAAGCGGTCGTTTTACGGCTACAAAAAAAGCTTTTAGTTTGCTGATTGCCGGCATCTTACTGATTTCCATCGGCTTGATCTGGAATATGTTTTTTCCCATCAACAAAAACATGTGGACCAGTTCTTTTGTGCTGGTTACCGGAGGCTTCAGCGTCATTTTACTCCTGTTATTCTATTACATTATAGATGTTAAAGGCTTGGTAAAATGGAGCATGCCTTTTATCTGGATCGGTACTAACTCTATTTTAATTTACGTTTGTGCACACGGGCTTTTCAATTTCGAATCTACTTCAACCTTCCTCTTTGGTGGGCTTATCGCCAATATACCCTTAGCCTGGCAACAGGCTGCTTTATGGCTGGGCGTACTGCTGATACAGCTTGGGATATTAAAATTCCTTTATGATAGAAAATGGTTTTTAAAGGTTTAA
- a CDS encoding alpha-N-acetylglucosaminidase, producing the protein MKLKIYFLAAFLVFAFAKTRAQTDLSASNALIKRVLPKQHQAFLTESIAAENGLDVFEIESKKNTIILRGSSGVAITSAFYYYLTEYAHCQITWNGVNLKLPQNLPMVKNKVRKSTPYEYRYYLNYCTFNYSMSWWGWARWEKEIDWMALHGINMPLAITGEEYTWYLVYKEMGFSDTDLKDFFTGPAYFSWFWMGNIDGWGGPLPIDWMKSHFELQKKILARQRSLGMKPILPAFTGHVPAAFKKKFPNAKLKATNWTNGFADTYILDSEDPMFASIGKKFLQKQTALLGTDHLYSADTFNENEPPSAEPEFLSKLSARVYDGMAQADPQAIWVMQGWLFYSDRKFWKEPQTEALLKAVPNDKMILLDLATEIEPVWKRTAGFYGKPWIWNMLHNFGGNTNLFGRMDVIAEAPAQALNHPQGGKMKGIGLTMEGIEQNPVLYELMMANVWQSKPIDLKTWLPNFVLNRYGKNNPNAQKAWQILRKTVYHVPADKYIRDGAESIIQARPTFDSLTRWAKTTLNYHERDLLPAWDELIKAAPACQNSDGFQYDVVDVTRQAMANYALPLQRSFVAAYQRKDMATFKAESQKFLELIDDMDRLLATRKDFMLGPWVNQARAWGNTPGRKSALRNECKRPDYALG; encoded by the coding sequence ATGAAATTAAAAATATACTTTCTGGCTGCATTTTTAGTATTCGCATTTGCTAAAACAAGGGCACAAACTGATCTGTCTGCTTCAAATGCGCTGATTAAAAGGGTCCTACCCAAACAACATCAGGCTTTTTTAACCGAAAGTATTGCTGCTGAAAATGGCCTGGATGTATTTGAAATCGAAAGCAAAAAAAACACCATCATTTTAAGGGGGAGCAGTGGCGTGGCTATTACTTCGGCTTTTTACTACTATTTAACAGAATATGCCCACTGCCAGATTACCTGGAATGGCGTTAACCTTAAATTGCCTCAAAACCTACCGATGGTTAAAAACAAAGTAAGGAAATCTACACCTTACGAATACCGCTATTACCTTAACTACTGTACTTTTAACTATAGCATGAGCTGGTGGGGCTGGGCCAGATGGGAGAAAGAGATAGACTGGATGGCGCTTCATGGTATTAACATGCCATTGGCCATTACCGGAGAAGAATATACCTGGTACCTTGTGTATAAAGAAATGGGCTTTAGCGATACCGATCTTAAGGATTTCTTTACTGGTCCGGCTTATTTTTCATGGTTTTGGATGGGGAATATAGATGGTTGGGGCGGACCGTTACCAATAGATTGGATGAAAAGTCATTTCGAGTTGCAAAAGAAAATTCTGGCCAGACAGCGGTCACTTGGAATGAAACCTATTTTGCCTGCATTTACGGGGCACGTTCCGGCCGCATTTAAAAAGAAATTTCCGAATGCTAAATTAAAAGCCACCAACTGGACAAACGGTTTTGCCGACACGTATATTCTCGATTCTGAAGATCCGATGTTTGCCTCTATCGGGAAAAAATTCCTTCAGAAACAAACCGCCTTGTTGGGTACCGATCATCTTTATTCTGCAGATACCTTTAACGAAAATGAGCCACCATCGGCCGAGCCCGAATTTCTAAGTAAACTGAGCGCAAGGGTTTACGATGGCATGGCACAGGCAGATCCGCAGGCCATTTGGGTGATGCAGGGATGGCTGTTTTACAGTGATAGAAAATTTTGGAAAGAGCCGCAAACAGAGGCCTTATTAAAGGCTGTACCCAACGATAAAATGATCCTTTTGGATCTGGCTACTGAAATAGAACCGGTATGGAAACGCACCGCTGGATTTTATGGTAAACCATGGATCTGGAACATGCTTCACAATTTTGGAGGCAATACTAATCTGTTCGGGCGGATGGATGTAATTGCAGAAGCACCTGCCCAGGCCTTAAACCATCCACAAGGAGGCAAAATGAAAGGTATTGGCCTCACCATGGAAGGTATAGAGCAAAACCCGGTATTATACGAATTAATGATGGCCAATGTTTGGCAATCGAAACCAATAGACTTAAAAACATGGCTTCCTAATTTTGTTTTAAACCGGTATGGAAAAAACAATCCAAATGCTCAAAAGGCCTGGCAAATTTTAAGGAAAACGGTTTATCATGTTCCCGCAGACAAGTATATCAGAGATGGTGCCGAATCAATTATTCAGGCACGGCCAACCTTTGATTCACTAACCCGATGGGCTAAAACAACTTTAAATTATCATGAACGCGATTTGCTCCCTGCCTGGGATGAACTGATAAAAGCTGCACCGGCTTGTCAAAATAGCGATGGCTTTCAGTATGATGTAGTAGATGTTACCCGACAAGCCATGGCGAATTATGCTTTACCCTTACAACGGAGTTTTGTAGCGGCATACCAAAGAAAAGATATGGCTACGTTTAAAGCAGAAAGTCAAAAATTTCTTGAGTTGATTGATGATATGGACAGATTACTGGCTACCCGAAAAGACTTTATGCTTGGTCCATGGGTTAATCAAGCCAGGGCATGGGGCAATACCCCCGGCAGAAAAAGCGCTTTACGAAATGAATGCAAAAGACCTGATTACGCTTTGGGGTGA
- a CDS encoding alpha-N-acetylglucosaminidase C-terminal domain-containing protein — MNAKDLITLWGDEKSPLNEYACRQWSGLLSDFYKPRWVLFFEQASQAIQQGKELDMKQFNQQVSEWEWSWVNKRKDYPVNTMGNPVSTAVEMHKKYRSLMDKMHH; from the coding sequence ATGAATGCAAAAGACCTGATTACGCTTTGGGGTGATGAGAAAAGTCCTTTAAACGAATATGCCTGCCGGCAATGGAGCGGGTTGTTAAGTGATTTTTATAAACCGAGATGGGTGCTTTTTTTCGAACAGGCATCACAGGCCATCCAACAGGGAAAAGAACTGGATATGAAGCAATTTAACCAACAGGTAAGTGAGTGGGAATGGAGCTGGGTAAACAAACGAAAAGACTATCCGGTAAATACAATGGGCAATCCCGTAAGTACAGCGGTAGAAATGCATAAAAAATACCGCAGTTTAATGGATAAAATGCATCATTAA
- a CDS encoding glycoside hydrolase family 28 protein encodes MKIIPYLFILSLFVLNASARQQSFNIVDFGAKPGLQHTNSKYIQQAINAAAKVGGRVTVPSGQFVTAPIEMKSNVELYLAEGAELLGSINRLDYGTEDAQPLISAKKQQNITISGKGTINGRGAEVVKNLLLFLHQGILKDETWKVKRPSESNRPRLIAFSNCEDIILKNVTIKNSAGWVQDFVNCNRLNIDSITVESTAYWNNDGIDIVNSKNVRITNCNIDAADDGICLKSEGSPGICENVYVANCIIRSSASGFKLGTGSYGGFKNIKVRNITVYNTYRSAIALEAVDGGFIDGVDIEGVTAKYTGNAIFIRLGHRNKTDLYSTAKNIRIAKLKADIPNAKPDAGYPLEGPLPKVAPHNLLPASITGIPGHLVENVLLEDIEINYGGGASEKTAHIPIDQLDTVTENEAGYPEFSMFGELPAWGFYVRHATGISFKNIKLNYKETDFRPAVIFDDVTSIDIDGLVIEKGENVHQVVLKKTSKVSIKNTKLPLNIKEAIKELP; translated from the coding sequence ATGAAAATTATTCCTTACCTGTTCATATTATCGTTGTTCGTTTTAAATGCCAGTGCCCGGCAGCAATCATTCAACATCGTCGATTTTGGGGCAAAACCTGGTTTACAACATACAAACAGCAAATACATTCAGCAGGCCATTAATGCTGCTGCGAAAGTAGGTGGACGTGTAACTGTTCCATCCGGACAGTTCGTTACCGCTCCAATTGAGATGAAATCGAATGTAGAACTTTACCTTGCAGAGGGTGCAGAACTACTGGGCAGTATTAACCGCTTAGACTACGGAACAGAAGATGCTCAGCCGCTAATTTCCGCTAAAAAACAGCAAAACATCACCATTTCGGGCAAAGGAACCATTAACGGCCGCGGCGCCGAAGTGGTTAAAAATCTGTTATTGTTCCTGCACCAGGGAATATTGAAAGATGAAACCTGGAAGGTAAAAAGGCCATCAGAAAGCAACAGGCCACGTTTAATTGCTTTTTCCAATTGCGAGGATATTATATTAAAGAACGTAACCATTAAAAACAGTGCAGGTTGGGTTCAGGATTTTGTAAACTGCAACAGACTTAATATCGATAGCATTACGGTAGAAAGTACCGCTTATTGGAATAACGATGGTATCGATATTGTAAACAGTAAAAATGTACGCATCACCAATTGTAATATCGATGCTGCCGATGATGGCATCTGCCTAAAATCAGAAGGGAGTCCTGGCATCTGCGAAAATGTATATGTGGCCAACTGTATTATCCGCTCGAGCGCCAGCGGTTTTAAACTCGGTACTGGTTCTTACGGCGGCTTTAAAAACATCAAAGTGCGCAATATCACAGTTTACAATACTTACCGCTCAGCCATTGCCCTCGAAGCCGTTGATGGTGGATTTATAGATGGTGTAGATATCGAAGGAGTTACCGCTAAATACACCGGCAATGCCATTTTCATCCGTTTAGGCCATAGAAACAAAACGGATTTGTACAGTACAGCAAAAAACATCCGTATTGCAAAGCTAAAAGCCGATATACCCAATGCTAAACCCGATGCCGGCTACCCCTTAGAGGGGCCATTACCTAAAGTAGCGCCACACAATTTACTTCCGGCATCCATTACCGGTATTCCTGGTCATTTGGTCGAAAATGTGCTGCTCGAAGATATCGAGATTAACTATGGAGGTGGCGCATCAGAAAAAACTGCACATATCCCTATAGATCAACTGGATACTGTAACAGAGAATGAAGCCGGATATCCTGAATTTAGTATGTTTGGCGAACTGCCTGCCTGGGGATTTTATGTCCGCCATGCAACAGGCATATCCTTTAAAAATATCAAATTAAATTATAAAGAGACTGATTTCAGGCCTGCGGTTATCTTTGATGACGTAACTTCGATAGATATTGATGGCTTAGTTATCGAAAAAGGAGAAAATGTCCATCAGGTCGTTTTAAAAAAAACATCTAAAGTTTCCATTAAAAACACCAAATTACCATTAAACATTAAAGAAGCCATAAAAGAACTTCCTTAA
- a CDS encoding GH92 family glycosyl hydrolase: MKNITSKYKKGLQFLFLLATAAIYTDVTYAQQQHLIPYVQPFSGTSASTTLASQHIEDKTERLANTIPAVAPPFSMTQWTPQTQLTEKKCLAPYYYNNKKFYGFRATHWISGSCTQDYGSFTIMPISGQLKTKATQYAEDYLHQNEISTPSYYKLKLPQHQLLTEITASLRSGVMRITALKTDSVYILVTPNSDQNKGFIQVNAEKGEISGYNPVHRIYQGWGEPAGFRGYFFIRFKKAFTSAGVYSEDLISNKQNISNKKDIGAFAGFKLQKGEQLIVYSGTSFTSIDAAKANLESEIKNEDFDAVVAKTNQIWEKSLSQVSITDTNEKGKKIFYTALYHAMQHPRLYNDVDGKYPQFDGKYQNKIINKGNYYDDFSMWDIYRAQLPLIELLKPNLANSLVNSMILKGQQGGWMPIFPCWNSYTAAMIGDHTTAFIASAYNKGIRNYDVNEAYRLMRQNAFQMPDSADYLNGKGRRGINSYLKYGYIPMDDSIPNAFHKREQVSRTLEYAYDDYALASIAKDLGKEADYQQLRKRSLNYQNIFDPGVGMVRGRFANGSWYKPFYPDHREPYITEGTPRQYTFYVPHDMPGLIKLMGGSKNLENELDSLFDKKEYWHGNEPGHQIPFLYNYTSSPWKTQLQVSRILAEEYGDGAGGLSGNDDAGQMSAWYVFAAMGFYPVDPVSGNYQLSSPLFKQAVLSFNNGKKLTIIAIKKSTKSIYSSKIILNGKPFTKNQITHQSLVQGGKLIFYLQDQPARLRIMK; encoded by the coding sequence TTGAAAAATATCACCTCAAAATATAAAAAAGGACTACAATTTCTGTTCTTACTGGCTACAGCTGCCATTTATACAGATGTTACTTATGCACAGCAACAGCATTTAATCCCTTATGTTCAACCTTTTTCGGGTACTTCGGCGAGCACCACATTGGCAAGCCAACATATTGAAGATAAAACCGAGCGTTTGGCCAATACCATTCCGGCGGTAGCACCACCATTTAGTATGACGCAGTGGACACCACAAACACAACTGACCGAAAAAAAATGCCTTGCACCCTACTATTATAACAATAAAAAGTTTTATGGCTTTAGGGCAACACACTGGATTAGCGGTTCGTGCACACAAGATTACGGAAGCTTTACCATTATGCCCATTTCAGGCCAACTTAAAACTAAAGCAACTCAATATGCAGAGGATTACCTACACCAAAACGAAATTTCTACGCCATCCTATTATAAGTTAAAATTACCTCAGCATCAACTGCTAACTGAAATTACAGCCAGTCTTAGAAGCGGTGTAATGCGCATAACTGCACTAAAAACAGATAGCGTTTATATTTTAGTGACACCAAACAGCGATCAAAACAAGGGATTTATTCAAGTTAACGCAGAAAAAGGTGAAATTTCTGGTTATAATCCTGTTCACCGGATTTATCAGGGATGGGGAGAACCTGCAGGCTTTAGAGGTTATTTTTTCATCCGCTTTAAAAAAGCCTTTACATCAGCGGGTGTTTATAGCGAAGATCTTATTTCCAACAAGCAAAATATCAGCAATAAAAAAGATATTGGCGCTTTTGCAGGCTTTAAACTACAAAAAGGAGAACAGCTCATCGTGTATTCAGGCACTTCTTTTACCAGCATCGATGCAGCCAAGGCCAATCTGGAAAGTGAAATTAAAAATGAGGACTTTGATGCTGTTGTGGCAAAAACGAATCAAATTTGGGAAAAGTCGTTATCGCAGGTAAGCATTACAGATACAAATGAAAAAGGGAAAAAAATCTTTTACACGGCCCTTTATCATGCCATGCAACATCCGAGGTTATACAATGATGTAGATGGAAAATATCCGCAGTTTGATGGGAAATATCAAAACAAAATAATAAATAAGGGTAATTATTACGATGATTTCTCTATGTGGGATATCTATCGTGCCCAGCTACCTTTAATTGAATTATTGAAACCCAATTTAGCCAATAGTTTAGTCAATTCGATGATACTTAAAGGTCAGCAAGGCGGCTGGATGCCCATTTTTCCTTGCTGGAACAGTTATACTGCCGCCATGATTGGCGATCATACTACCGCCTTCATCGCTTCGGCCTATAATAAAGGCATCCGTAATTATGATGTTAATGAAGCCTATCGGCTGATGCGACAGAATGCCTTTCAAATGCCAGATTCTGCCGATTATTTGAATGGAAAAGGCAGACGTGGCATTAACAGTTACCTTAAATATGGTTATATCCCAATGGACGACAGTATTCCTAATGCTTTTCATAAAAGGGAGCAGGTGAGCCGGACCTTGGAATATGCTTATGATGATTATGCTCTTGCAAGCATAGCTAAAGATCTTGGCAAAGAAGCCGATTACCAGCAACTCCGAAAACGATCGCTCAATTACCAGAACATCTTTGATCCAGGTGTTGGGATGGTTAGGGGTCGCTTTGCCAATGGAAGCTGGTACAAGCCTTTTTACCCCGATCACCGTGAGCCATATATTACGGAAGGAACCCCAAGGCAGTATACTTTTTATGTGCCTCACGATATGCCTGGATTGATTAAATTAATGGGCGGAAGCAAAAACCTCGAAAACGAACTGGATTCTCTTTTCGATAAAAAGGAATATTGGCATGGGAACGAACCTGGCCACCAAATCCCCTTTTTGTATAATTACACCTCCTCTCCCTGGAAGACGCAGTTGCAAGTATCGCGCATTTTGGCAGAAGAGTACGGTGATGGGGCTGGTGGCTTAAGTGGTAATGATGATGCCGGGCAGATGTCGGCATGGTATGTATTTGCAGCAATGGGTTTTTATCCGGTAGATCCTGTTTCAGGAAACTACCAACTAAGCAGCCCTTTATTTAAACAGGCTGTACTATCTTTTAACAATGGCAAAAAATTAACCATAATAGCCATCAAAAAAAGTACAAAATCTATTTATAGTTCAAAAATCATTTTAAATGGAAAACCTTTTACCAAAAACCAAATTACACATCAATCGCTGGTTCAGGGAGGGAAATTGATTTTTTATCTGCAAGATCAACCAGCCAGGCTTCGAATCATGAAATAG